GCTAAAACACCCTTGTGGTCGCGGTTGAAGGTCAGGATGGCATGGGAAATGACCGGCGTTGGCGTATAGCCCCGTCCGGTCTGGATGCGTGTGGCCACGCCGTTGGCGGCCAGGACTTCCAGGGCGGTGATCCAGGCCGGTTCGGACAGGGCGTGGGTGTCCATGCCGAGATAGAGCGGCCCGCTAATCCCCTGCCCCTGGCGGTAGTTGCAAATGGCCTGGGTGGTGGCCAAAATATGGTCTTCATTAAAGGAGCCGTTAAACGACGTCCCACGATGCCCGGAGGTGCCAAACGACACCCGGCACCCGGGGTCGGTCGGATCGGGTTTGACGGCATAGTAGTCGGCGACCAGACGCGGCACATTGACAAGCAGCGAACGCGGCGCCGGTTTGCCGGCGAGGGGACTGACGGGCATGGGAATTCCTCCTTGAACTGTGGCCTGTTCATAGTGCCGCAATGGGGCGGAATCGTCCACATTGGACGACGATTCCAGGGAAAATCGCGGGGGGTCGATGCGCAGGCTGCGGCAGATGGGGCATTTGCCGGGTTTTCCCAGCCGGTCACGCTTGGCAAACACATGGCCGCAACCGAGGCATCGGGCCGGATGCACAAGCAACCGGGCAGAAGAACGGCGAAGGGAACGTTGCACATGCTCCAAAGCGTCCACGACGGCTTTTTCGCCGGCCCGCACCAGACCGGACAGCTCCAGGGCCGTGGCCGGGGCATCAAGGCCGGCCAGCGCATCACGCAGCGCCTGGGCCAGGGTCTTGTCCCGACAGGGCGCAATCGCGGCTTTTGGAGGACGCATGGCGGCGGATGACGGCTAGAGGCAGTACTTCCAGACGTCCTGGACCGTGGCGAAGAGCATCAGGCCCAAAAGCGCCAGCCAGCCGCCGACGGCTGCCGGCAGATAGAGCCGCGACAGGCGGCTCCACAGGCGCGTGGCCACGTCAAAGACCATCTTGCCGCCGTCGAGCGGCAGCACCGGCAGCAAATTGAACACAGCCAGCGACAGGGACAGGTGGGCGGCCAGGATGCCATAACGCATGGCGTCCGCCTGGGCGAACCGACCGCCCTCAGCCACGATGCCAACCACGCTGCTGACCTGTGCGGGATGGTGGAAAAGGCCGGCCAGTCCGGTCAGGATGGTGGCCAGGGTCTGCCCGGTCAAAAGAAACGGTTTGATGGCCAGACCGAGCCAAGTGGCTCCAACCGGAATCGGAGCGGCCAGGCACAGCGCCCCGTAACAGGCCAGGGCAAACAGGACATTGGCCAGGGGGCCGGCCAGGGAAAAAAGCAGGCGCTTGCCAAGGGGCAGGGCCAGATAGGCCCGTTCGTCCGGCAGGTCCGGCAACACATAGCCGCCAAGGGGCACGGCGCACAGGCAGTAGCGCACCCCGCCAACCGTGCGGCTGGCCACCACCGGGCCAAAGCCCAGGGCAAAGCGGGCAATCGGCACTCCGACCAACCGGGCCGCCACAAAATGGCCCAATTCATGGATAAATATCAGGACGCCGAGGAGCGCGACGACAGCCGCGTAGCTCATGGCCAGCCTCCGTCAGACCGGGATAAGCCCGGCCGGCGATTCAGATAAAATCCGGGTCGATGGCCGCCTTGCCGCCGGCCATGACCAGCTTGACGAAGCGCACCGAGCGGTCGTCCACCGGCACGATGGGAAACCGCCCCCGGCAGGCGTCACAGGCGATCATGGTCGGCTTGACCGGGGCCACCACCGGCACTTCGCGCCGACAAAAAGGACACGGATAGAGAAAAACGAGTTCTACGCCCACGGGTTTGGCCGGGGTCAGCGGTTTGCGTTGTTCGGTACTCATGCCTGCTCCGTGACGAGACTGACGCCGGTCATGGCCGCCGGCACGGGCAATCCGGCCAGGGTCAGAATGGTGGGGGCGATATCGCCGAGTTTGCCCGGGGAAAGGGTCGCCCCCCGGCGGTCCGGGTCCACCAGGATCAGGCGCACGGGATTGAGCGTATGGGCCGTCATGGGGCCGCCGTCCGGGGCGATCATTTCCTCGGCATTGCCGTGGTCGGCCGTCACCAGCATCCGCCAGCCGGCCGCAGCCACGGCTGCGGCAATGCGGGCCACGCAGGCGTCCACAGTCCTGACTGCGGCCTCGGCCGCCTCCAGGATGCCGGTGTGCCCCACCATGTCGCAGTTGGCCAGATTGACCACGGTCAGGCTGTGGCCCTGATCCATGGAAGCCAGAAAGGCGTCGGTGACGGCCGCCGCGCTCATCTCGGGCTTGAGGTCATAGGTGGCCACCTCGCGCGGCGAGGGAATGAGCCGGCGGGCTTCCCCGGGGAAGGGCTCCTCGCGGCCGCAATTGAAAAAATAGGTGACGTGGGCGTATTTTTCCGTCTCGGCCAGTCGCAACTGGGTCAGCCCCTCCCGGGAATAGACCTCGCCCAGCACATCGGTGACGGCCACCGGGGCAAAGGCCGCCGGCAGTCCAAACGAACCGTCGTACTCGGTCATAGTGGCAAAGGCGGAAAGTTTCGGCACGCGACCCCGGGCAAAACCGTCGAAATCGGCGGCTGTCAGCGCCCGGGTGATCTCCCTGGCCCGGTCGGCCCGGAAGTTGAAGAAAAAGACGGCATCCCCGTCACGCATGCTTCCTTCGCCGTCGGGAAGCACGCGGGGCTTGACGAACTCGTCGGTCTCTCCGGCGGCATAGGCAGCCTCGACAGCGGCGACCGGGTCGGTGAACGCCTCGCCAATACCCTCGGTCAGGGCGGCGTAGGCCGCAGCCACCCGCTCCCAACGGTTGTCGCGGTCCATGGCGTAGTACCGGCCGATCAGGGAGGCGATGCGCCCTGTACCCAGATGCTTGAGGAATCCGTCGAGGTCGGCCACGTAGCCGGCCCCGCTCTGGGGCGGGGTGTCCCGGCCGTCGAGCAGGGCGTGGACCAGGACGTCGCGCTGGCCCAGGCCGGCCAGGGCGGCAATGAGCGCCTTGGCATGGCGCAGGTGGCTGTGCACTCCGCCGTCGGACACAAGGCCCATGAGGTGGACCCGCCCGCCTGCGGCCAGGGACGCCCGAGCCAGTTCGGCCAACACCGGATTATTGGCTAGGGAGCCGTCTTCCATGGCGATATCGATGCGGGTCATGTCCTGGTAGACGATCCGACCGGCCCCAATGTTCATGTGGCCGACTTCGGAATTGCCCATAAAGCCGTCCGGCAGGCCCACGGATCGGCCCGAGCAGGCCAGGGTGGTGGACGGATAGGCGGCCAGCAGGCGGTCGATGGCCGGAGTGCCGGCTTCGGTCACGGCATTGCCGGGTCCGGCCACAGCCACCCCCCAGCCGTCCAGGATGAGCAGCAGGGTCGGAGTCGGTTTCATAACGCGCTCATCGGGCCTTGCGGGTCTTGCGAATCGTCCTGATCGTCCAGTTCGTCCGCATCATCCAACGCATCCGGATCATCATCCAGCGGGTCTTTCGGCCCTTTCGTGCGCTGGGGCAGGGTCAGGGCAAGAGGCTTGCCCTCAGACCACAGGCCTTCGATATTGTAAAAGGACCGCTGGTCTTCCTGAAAGATATTGACCAGCACGTCGTTGAGGTCGAGCAGCACCCATTGGCCGGTATTGTAGCCTTCCATGCCAAGGTAGGAAAAGCCGTGATCGCCGCAGTTGGCCAGGACATAGTCGGCCAGAGCCTGGGCCTGACGCACGCTGGCCGCCGAGGCCATGACCATGGCGTCGCAGATGGGGCTCAAGCCGGCGACGTCAACGGCCTTGATGTCTTTGGCTTTTTTTTCATGAAGCCACAGGGCCACCCGGGCGGCCTTGTGGGCAGGGGAAAGATTGGCATCAGTCGGTTTTGCGGGCATTTCATCTCCAAAAAATAGTCATGCCGTCCGGTTCCCGGACAACGGCAGTGCTCTACGCGATTTGCCGACGTCCCGCAAATGCGCAGCCCTCATTTTTCCCGGCCCTCACTTGACGCCGCCGGTTGCTTTCGGCAGGAATCTCCCTTGGATGCGCCTATGACGCCATTTGGAGGAATCCCATGATTTTCGATATGGACATCGAAACCCTGCCCAGGGAAGATCTCGAAGCCCTGCAACTCAAGCGGCTGAAAACACAGTGCGAACGGGTCTACGCCAATGTGGCCTTTTACCGCCGGGCCTTTGATGAAGCCGGGATCAAGCCTGCCGATATAAAAAGCCTGGCCGACCTGCGCTATCTGCCGTTCACCGAAAAGCAGGATCTGCGCAATCATTATCCCTTCGGCCTGTTTGCCGTGCCCAAGGACAACGT
The nucleotide sequence above comes from Desulfovibrio sp. TomC. Encoded proteins:
- a CDS encoding site-2 protease family protein, with the translated sequence MSYAAVVALLGVLIFIHELGHFVAARLVGVPIARFALGFGPVVASRTVGGVRYCLCAVPLGGYVLPDLPDERAYLALPLGKRLLFSLAGPLANVLFALACYGALCLAAPIPVGATWLGLAIKPFLLTGQTLATILTGLAGLFHHPAQVSSVVGIVAEGGRFAQADAMRYGILAAHLSLSLAVFNLLPVLPLDGGKMVFDVATRLWSRLSRLYLPAAVGGWLALLGLMLFATVQDVWKYCL
- the gpmI gene encoding 2,3-bisphosphoglycerate-independent phosphoglycerate mutase; protein product: MKPTPTLLLILDGWGVAVAGPGNAVTEAGTPAIDRLLAAYPSTTLACSGRSVGLPDGFMGNSEVGHMNIGAGRIVYQDMTRIDIAMEDGSLANNPVLAELARASLAAGGRVHLMGLVSDGGVHSHLRHAKALIAALAGLGQRDVLVHALLDGRDTPPQSGAGYVADLDGFLKHLGTGRIASLIGRYYAMDRDNRWERVAAAYAALTEGIGEAFTDPVAAVEAAYAAGETDEFVKPRVLPDGEGSMRDGDAVFFFNFRADRAREITRALTAADFDGFARGRVPKLSAFATMTEYDGSFGLPAAFAPVAVTDVLGEVYSREGLTQLRLAETEKYAHVTYFFNCGREEPFPGEARRLIPSPREVATYDLKPEMSAAAVTDAFLASMDQGHSLTVVNLANCDMVGHTGILEAAEAAVRTVDACVARIAAAVAAAGWRMLVTADHGNAEEMIAPDGGPMTAHTLNPVRLILVDPDRRGATLSPGKLGDIAPTILTLAGLPVPAAMTGVSLVTEQA
- the rsfS gene encoding ribosome silencing factor gives rise to the protein MPAKPTDANLSPAHKAARVALWLHEKKAKDIKAVDVAGLSPICDAMVMASAASVRQAQALADYVLANCGDHGFSYLGMEGYNTGQWVLLDLNDVLVNIFQEDQRSFYNIEGLWSEGKPLALTLPQRTKGPKDPLDDDPDALDDADELDDQDDSQDPQGPMSAL